Part of the Nicotiana sylvestris chromosome 2, ASM39365v2, whole genome shotgun sequence genome, CAGttgctgaagagaataagataTTGCGTCTCCacatattggaaatgtgggacgcctggtctaatggtagggaaccgccaagtgcaatccctgggttccctgagttgatctCAGGTCAAGTGAGTTTACCAATACCCCTGTGCCCAACCGGCTTatcccatgcgggcaccctccaatgccCTCCAATGATCCTGACATGCCTTCTGTGGTTCCCCCAGGCATCGGCTTCAAAGGCACCGCCTCCAATGTTCATCTTTCAGGGTCCATAGCTTCAGTCAGAAATAGAATATGTGACCTCGTACTCCTTCACTCAGCCTCCGCAATATGATTTCTCGGTGGAGCAATAaaagaggaaatggctcggaagatgaagagcttggaacaaagcctgaaaaacatgcaaggtctgagtggccaaaagagtgtctcatactctgacctttgtatgtttccccatgtccacttgccagttggcttcaagatgccaaaatttgaaaagtacgacagACATGGAGACCCAGTCGCTCATTTGAAACGATACTGCAACCAGTTAAGGGGTGCTGGTGGAAAcgaggagctgctaatggcctattttagggaaagcctcaccggaatcgcttctgagtggtatacggatcaagaaattacccattggcacgtgtgggatgatatggcccgagattttgtccgccagttccattataatgtggacatcgctcccgacagaaactctttgtccaatttgaaaagaAAATCGAGGAAAGCTTCCGTGAATATGccgtcaaatggcgtgagcaagctgccagggtaaagccACCAATGGACGAAACTAAAATGGTCACGATCTTTCTGCAGGACCAAGAGGccgactacttccagaacatgatgtctgccTAAGCCGttcgctgaggctatcaaaatagGGGAAATGGTTGAAAGCGGTTTgaaaacagggcgaatcttgagtcatgctgctttgAAAGCCACATCACCAGATGTTCAAAATGGTTCAGAGGATTTGATGAATGGAAATGGGAGAGAAGAGGGAGCCATGATGATTTCAAGCTCGAGAGGGGCCCGAAggtcattcagccaatcatatGTGCCTCCTATGGTCCCACCACACTATTATCCCTTTCAAGATGTTGTTTATGTCGT contains:
- the LOC138886146 gene encoding uncharacterized protein — protein: MVESGLKTGRILSHAALKATSPDVQNGSEDLMNGNGREEGAMMISSSRGARRSFSQSYVPPMVPPHYYPFQDVVYVVAPPLYAVMNAQPYPRPQHYPQNRAPPPKNAHPYQAPYNPQPNDPRYNPRPREPSERTSSPLLVNRIQACSKS